From Mustela nigripes isolate SB6536 chromosome 13, MUSNIG.SB6536, whole genome shotgun sequence, one genomic window encodes:
- the TIPIN gene encoding TIMELESS-interacting protein — protein sequence MLEPQENGLIDLPDYEHVEDETFPPFPPPASPQREDGEGTEPDEESGRGVPVPVPPKRTVKRNIPKLDAQRLISERGLPALRHVFDKVKFKGKGHEAEDLKTLIRHMEHWAHRLFPKLQFEDFIDRVEYLGSKKEVQTCLKRIRLDLPILHEDFISNNDEGEDHGHDVTATQLDPFSTNSLGSENFASESSRSLTEEQQQRIERNKQLALERRQAKLLSNSQSLGNDLLINTQTTEEVNTDEDQEESLVGFNKDILDNPHDAAAAANTVNEEDELKTETTQLDHSF from the exons ATGCTGGAGCCACAGGAAAATGGCTTGATTGACCTACCAGATTATGAGCATGTAGAAGATGaaacttttcctccttttccaccTCCAGCCTCTCCACAGAGAGAAGATGGTGAAGGAACTGAACCTGATGAAG AGTCAGGGAGAGGAGTACCTGTTCCTGTACCTCCAAAGAGAACAGTTAAACGGAATATACCCAAGCTGGATGCTCAGAG ATTAATTTCAGAGAGAGGGCTTCCAGCATTAAGGCATGTGTTTGATAAGGTGAAATTCAAAGGTAAAGGTCATGAG GCTGAAGACTTGAAAACGCTAATCAGACACATGGAGCATTGGGCACATAGGCTATTCCCTAAGCTGCAATTTGAGGATTTTATTGACAGAGTTGAATACCTGGGAAGTAAAAAGGAAGTTCAG ACCTGTTTAAAGCGAATTCGACTTGACCTGCCTATTTTACATGAAGATTTTATTAGCAATAATG ATGAAGGAGAAGATCATGGCCACGACGTAACGGCTACCCAATTAGATCCCTTCTCGACAAACTCACTGGGAAGTGAGAATTTTGCTTCTGAGTCAAGTAGAAGCCTAACAGAAGAACAACAACAGAGAATTGAGAGAAATAAACAACTGGCcttggaaagaaggcaggcaaagCTATTGAGTAATAGTCAGTCCCTtggaaatg ACTTGTTAATAAACACACAGACCACTGAAGAGGTTAATACAGATGAGGATCAAGAGGAGTCATTGGTTGGATTTAACAAAGACATTCTAGATAATCCAcatgatgctgctgctgctgccaatACTGTAAATGAAGAGGACGAATTAAAAACAGAGACAACACAGCTGGAccattccttttaa